In the genome of Acanthopagrus latus isolate v.2019 chromosome 4, fAcaLat1.1, whole genome shotgun sequence, the window TTATAGAAATTGCTCGAAATCTGCATCACTagtggtgaccaaaacaggtattttgagccaaaacatgatctttttccaAACGCTAACCAAGTAGTTATTGTGtgtaaacctaaccagacaaCACTGTCACAAGATAAAATAGGACATTGAATTGTATCCATGGTTCGCAGAAATGAACACTGGCAACATTTCTTCAAGCAACTAATAGAAATAGTTAAAAATAGGTTTATTCTGTTTGTCAAGGCCAGAATCACACGCTGCACGCAGACAAATCCACCGCGACGAGGAGCTTTTACTATACTCTTCATAAATGTACGTGACCTGCCAGAGGAAATGCCAGCTATCATAAGGGTCTGCGTGACCTTTACCCTACTTAAATCCATCATCAGCCAagactgcacacaaacagcaagACAAGCAACTTATTATGCCTTTTCCCCGGCGAGTAACAATGCATTTGCTGAGTACAACATCGACACAGTGAACCCATTCAGTTGTAACGTCTTCAGCAGAAAACAGCTCCACTAACGCTCAGTTTTACATTCGGGGCCTGAACTCAACGTGACCAGACATTTCGAGTCGACATCAGTTTTCTAAATTAAGTTTTAGGATCCTCcgagagaaaaacactgtatgGGCATGTATTAGTATATACCGTGTAGTCTCTTGGTGCAGATGTCGAGCTgtagttgtgtttatttgtcttgtttactTAATAGTGTGTCATAGCAATGTTTAAATGAAAGTACTACGTTAGATGGGTGAAATTATTCCACACAAGTCTGTAAGATTGTGCAAATCCTCTGATATGATCAATCAAGCTCAGGCAGACTACATTTTGTCTCACTTCAGTTTGCTCAAATAAACATAAACGTTATCTTTAATGTTCACAGTACGGATATATTTCAAGGGAATTATCATTCAGCCCACTCCATTTCACGCCGGGAGACAACTGACTTTGAGCCACACAAGAAAGATGTAACGTTCTCCTGCTCTTAAGGAAGACAACCGATCGGGAAAAAAAGGCGTCACGTTCTGCCAAATTAACGGGGCTTTGACTCGAGCCGTCCCTCCAGAGAACAGTGAGGacttcacattttctgttagGAATCTCATCAGAAAATAACCAGcgagaaacaaaagcagaatcTATTATTTGCCAAACGAAATGTTGAGTCAGTGAACACTATAAAGGTGTCAGCCCTGAACCTTCATCTATAACTTCTAGTGGTCATATAAATGGTTTAACTTGGCTCTGACAGGGGTTTAGGTCATAGTTTAGACTGGCGTGGGGCTGAGGAATGCAAGAGTGAAAATCACTTCATGTGCTCATGTCTGATCAATATGAATAATTACATCGTATATGCAGTAAATAACGGCAGACTGCACGGCGGTCGCaccctttctcttctctgctaCAGAGACTCACATAGAAAAGATGATCTCAGATGCTCTGCAGCAAAGTACTTGTAAATGACTGGGTCTGTTCTTGTTTTAGTGGCAGTTAAGTGTTTGACAGCCACACAGTTTGCGTGATAgttcctctttttatttctgctttacaaaCATGCAAAACTTAATCtactggagagaaaacaggccTCAGAGGCAGAATGATGAACACGATGAGCTGTTACCGATGTAATGAAGCAGAAGATCATATTTTGGGTAAAAGGAACAAAGAACATaatgaaacaaactgtgatgATGGGTCATAACTACTGAGAATAGATTTCACTAAATATGTACACAAGTCAAACTTCACAGTCTTAGATACACAGTTGCACTGAAAGCTCATGGACTAactcagctttgtttttgtttttcactttgttctgAGTTATTTTTCTCAGGaaccaaccaaaacaaatgaaatttttttaaatctaaacaCATGCAGAGCACTCACATGTAAGGCTGTTGAAGCGCCCGGGAAGATAAATCAAGCACACGTCAAGCAGTACAAATTTCTGAAACCAATGTAGTATTTGCGTGTCTCGAACCAGTAAGAAGTCACTTAGTGTCTAAACTGAGCAAAGTTTTTGGCTTGTGGTcgtgatgaagaggagaaaaacactgaaattactAAATGTGCTCCTGCCAGATTAAGGTCAAGTGCCAGACTGCAATCCACCGCCACAGTACAAAGATTTTTGTTGAACCAAATCATGTTGAATACAGCGCAGACTGCAGAATCCTTCAGTGCTGATGTGGAATAGAAGACGATGATGAACAGCCGACCGCTACCGATGGAAACTTTACTCCTACATGAGTGTTGTGTCTTCTTGAGTAATGACACAACTTGTATATTCAGATAGTTGCTCCTTTGTTCACAATCTTTTGCTCGTACTGAGCTACGTGGCAGGTATCATGTTCCAATCACGTTTTGGAAATATTGCTAAAGCGAAGGAAATCAGGAAGTGTTTTTTCTGACAAAGGCAAGAATGGTTTCGTACCTGTATGgtggaaaaaaataccaaacagtATATGATAAGAGCCTAAAGAACGAGCCTCCACTTTGGGCCAAACAGTCGCCAGGACATGAAGAACAccacaataataaaacaagcCAGACCTTCCATAAATAGTTCAGACGAAGGCTAAAATTAAAGCTGACTATGATCCAGGCTTCAGATTAGATTTATATGCTGCACCGCAATTATGAGCTGCTTAATAAAGTGTTCTTTTTCTGTAGAACGACAGTGATCCCGGTTATGAAACTGAGGCTCTGCGGGATGGATATAAATTCATAGTTAAATAATATCCAGTGATTTAATATCTAATCATGAGTGCTGGAAACCACACAGACGTTAGAAGCTAGAAGTTAGgaaatcactgtgtttttggcagtaACAAGCAAAGACTGTAGAGAGTCAAGCTCCTCTTGAGTCCATCTAACAAGGCCACAtaaagggttgttttttttgtttgtctttttaaatcagaacaTCAGACTTAACCCTATTCCAATGTATGTgttgaacacagacagaggaacCAAAGCTTCTGTTCATGTGTAAATCTGGACCAGTCCAGTCCTAAAAACATTGTCACATCCACCGTGACATGAGGAGGGTCTTGTGTTAGTCCCACGAAAGTTTCAACTCCAATAAGAGGCAGGAGGGCTCATACTGGAGGGAGGCCATGagtcaagcaaaaaaaaaaaaaaaagggacacgGCAGAGCCAAGGCTGGGTTCAGTAGTAAATCTCATTCACAATAAGACTAAAACTCCTCTgggaacaaagacaaaagagttTAACATTTTAGATCCATGACAGTCTTACTTTGGTTCCCAGCAACAGTCCAGTCGAGGTCCTGCTCAACATCAGGCTCCATTAGATAGAGAGAAACCCAAACCCAAAGCGAGTCCAGGCAGGACCCAAACCCAGCTGAATCCAGACCAGGAGAAGGTCAACAGAGAATAAGAATCGGACCCAAACTGATTGCAGGTCTGCTCTACGCCACGCAGCAGTACCTTTTCCACCACGACTTGGACAGACTCTTCATCTTGTCCGGCGTCTGCCTCTGCTTCTTCCGGTGCTTCTGTTTCCCTCTCGGGTGCTTGTgggagctgcagctctgcaggctgGCCAGTATGGCCGTGTCAAACACTTCTTTCAAATTCTTCTGGGTCAGTGAAGAGCACTCCATGTAGGCCACAGCACCGATCTCCATCGCACAGTCCCGGGCGTCTGCTGGGTCCACCGGTCGCTCCCGGTACTTAGCCAGGTCAATGAGAACCTAAAGGGACGAGGCGACATGTGTGTTGATATGCTTTTGTAGATCTTCTATCTGAAATTCTTGATTCATTGTCAAGAAgactgaaaaccaaaaacagtCCCTTTGATTTCATGCAACTCTACTGAGGCTTCCAGTCAACACAAGATGACACAAATGTCTAACAATTACAAACACTGACACGGGACACGGAGGGTTTCATGCATGATCGTGAGTATATTTCCTCCACCTTGACGTCTCCTCGGAGGTCACACTGCGTCCCGACGAGGACGAGCGGAGCGAAGGGGGCGTGTCTCCGGATCTCTGGAACCCACTTCTCGGGAACGTTCTGGAAGGAGGCGGGGCTGACGACGCTGAAGCACAGCAGGAACACATCTGCACTCGTGTAACACAGAGGCCGCAGCTTGTCAAACTCATCCTGCGGAGGTCAGGAGAGATCACGCCACAGATATCGTAGAGAGTTATCAGTGTTCACGCATGAAGCAACAATTTACCAGCCAGCACAATCATGTTTTTAGGAgtatttggacaaaaaaaacagatgacttGCGTCATGACGGTTCTGTCACACCTAGTAAGATTACTGGTGTTACTGAGTGATTTGTTTGTCATGATAGAAAATTAACTAGGAGGatatttccatttcctcctccctaacttcctgtctctccCCTTGATCTCCCACTCTATCCTTCCTCTGCCTGTGATCCTCCCATTCAATCTGTCCTCAtatctgaaaacacactgatacaGAGAAACAGCTACCTCGCAACAGTAGGGACTCAACTTCTGAGTGTAGGCATGCGATGATC includes:
- the rhoua gene encoding ras homolog family member Ua; translation: MSPSSPCQMPQRGDGGYKPAPVSPAPPVPPRRVRSRDRSSGRTRRAGAGAGAGSAGAGAAERRVKCVLVGDGAVGKTSLVVSYTTNGYPTEYVPTAFDNFSAVVSVDGQPVKLQLCDTAGQDEFDKLRPLCYTSADVFLLCFSVVSPASFQNVPEKWVPEIRRHAPFAPLVLVGTQCDLRGDVKVLIDLAKYRERPVDPADARDCAMEIGAVAYMECSSLTQKNLKEVFDTAILASLQSCSSHKHPRGKQKHRKKQRQTPDKMKSLSKSWWKRYCCVA